Within the Dehalococcoidia bacterium genome, the region CATCCGCCTCCTGCGCCTTCCCCTGGAGAGAGAGCCGTTCAACCTGCTCAAGGACCTCAAGCGGGTGGACGGCGGCCTGCTGGTGCAGGATTACGACGCCGGGGAAGACGACCTCAGCGGCGTGGAGTATGTGGGCGACAGGCGCCCCACGCCGGGGCAGTGGGAGGACCTGGTGTTCGCCTGGAAGGTGGCCAAGCATACCCGCTCCAACGCCATAGTGCTGGCCAGGGACGGGGCCACGGTGGGCATCGGGGCGGGCCAGATGAGCCGGCTCGATTCCACCCACCTCGCCCTGCGCAAGGCCGGGGGAAAGGCGGGCGGCTCGGTGTGCGCCTCCGACGCCTTCTTCCCCTTCC harbors:
- the purH gene encoding bifunctional phosphoribosylaminoimidazolecarboxamide formyltransferase/IMP cyclohydrolase (involved in de novo purine biosynthesis) gives rise to the protein IRLLRLPLEREPFNLLKDLKRVDGGLLVQDYDAGEDDLSGVEYVGDRRPTPGQWEDLVFAWKVAKHTRSNAIVLARDGATVGIGAGQMSRLDSTHLALRKAGGKAGGSVCASDAFFPFPDSVVMAAEAGVEAFIQPGGSMRDEETFEEIRRRGLVMVLTGKRHFRH